One genomic window of Candidatus Baltobacteraceae bacterium includes the following:
- the dacB gene encoding D-alanyl-D-alanine carboxypeptidase/D-alanyl-D-alanine-endopeptidase — MSEKRSAGFSAEQALKKTSCFGGKSGRPSTECPTATPSPAPWTNSDRLRLAKELNSAFGPAIEGADRWSMAVLGADGVTIYDNRAYDWITPASVLKLIVAATALDQLGPDRRFHTILAAEHGIGEDGTLDGNLWLVGSGDPSFRNTDLAGGVGTLARAGLRRVTGSVAVDADAMHGPELNPHWDPSDFGEDYAAPTSAVSIDGDTVEFDVEGTSPGEPADVRVDPPSDSVSLRGAIRTTSSESDADVVIAPQATPNTFAVSGSIAAGDLQKYWLPIKGVPAYAGAVLERLLRDRNVATGAPPAVEQAPLDTIVLWDHRSAPLRSLESHMLFLSDNHYAEQLLAAVGGERAGISNTRSGIATELRFLSERGIPTPGLRLDDGSGLAPGDRIAAITLARVLSDAEVRGGDRSLYLLLPLGGRQGTLKEYDFTTALGRVRAKSGHITGVASLAGYVNTLHHGRVVFAFSINGSPGDPDAAIVRAVNRIVDF, encoded by the coding sequence GTGTCCGAAAAGCGCTCGGCCGGATTTTCCGCAGAGCAAGCTTTGAAGAAAACATCCTGTTTTGGCGGAAAATCCGGACGCCCCTCAACCGAATGCCCCACGGCAACGCCGTCGCCGGCTCCTTGGACGAACTCAGATCGGCTAAGACTTGCTAAGGAATTGAATTCTGCTTTTGGTCCGGCTATTGAAGGAGCGGATAGATGGAGTATGGCGGTGCTGGGGGCCGACGGGGTTACGATTTATGATAATCGTGCGTACGATTGGATTACGCCCGCGAGTGTATTGAAACTCATCGTGGCGGCGACGGCGCTCGATCAGCTCGGACCCGATCGGCGGTTTCACACGATCTTGGCGGCGGAGCACGGCATCGGCGAGGACGGAACGCTCGATGGAAATCTCTGGCTCGTCGGCTCGGGCGATCCGTCGTTTCGCAATACGGATCTGGCCGGCGGCGTCGGCACGCTCGCGCGAGCGGGACTGCGGCGCGTCACCGGCAGCGTCGCCGTCGATGCCGATGCGATGCATGGGCCCGAGCTCAACCCACATTGGGATCCATCCGATTTCGGAGAGGATTACGCCGCGCCGACCAGTGCGGTGTCGATCGACGGGGACACCGTCGAGTTCGACGTCGAGGGAACATCGCCGGGCGAACCGGCCGACGTGCGCGTCGATCCGCCGAGCGACTCCGTTTCTTTGCGCGGTGCGATTCGAACGACGAGTTCGGAGAGCGACGCGGACGTCGTAATCGCTCCCCAGGCGACGCCGAACACGTTTGCCGTGAGCGGATCGATCGCCGCCGGCGACCTGCAAAAGTATTGGCTGCCAATCAAAGGCGTGCCGGCATACGCCGGCGCCGTACTGGAGCGCTTGCTGCGCGATCGCAACGTTGCAACCGGCGCGCCTCCGGCGGTGGAACAGGCGCCTCTAGATACGATCGTGCTCTGGGATCATCGGTCGGCGCCGCTAAGGTCGTTGGAATCGCACATGCTGTTCCTATCGGATAACCATTATGCCGAGCAGCTGCTGGCCGCGGTTGGCGGCGAACGTGCCGGGATCTCGAACACTCGATCCGGTATTGCAACCGAACTGCGCTTTTTGAGCGAGCGCGGAATTCCGACTCCGGGGCTGCGCCTCGACGACGGCAGCGGTTTGGCGCCGGGCGATCGCATTGCCGCGATCACGCTTGCTCGCGTGCTCAGCGATGCCGAGGTGCGCGGCGGCGACCGTTCGCTCTATCTGTTGTTGCCGTTGGGCGGTCGTCAAGGCACCCTCAAAGAGTACGATTTTACGACTGCGCTCGGACGCGTTCGGGCCAAGAGCGGACATATCACGGGAGTGGCATCGCTGGCGGGCTACGTCAACACGCTGCATCACGGGCGGGTGGTCTTCGCGTTTTCGATCAACGGCTCGCCGGGAGACCCCGACGCCGCGATCGTTCGCGCCGTCAACCGGATCGTCGACTTCTGA
- a CDS encoding metallopeptidase TldD-related protein gives MLDESVLSRILGRALSRGGELADVFCERRSSLAYRLQDGHIHDGSIGVALGVGVRVVTGESAGYAYSDDLSLEALLEAADAASLIARTSAGGGVRATLPANASTPHAAFYDGAGANHVAQAQYVALLERADTAARTFDTRVVAVNAHLTNELQEVWIATSDGRFVHDRRPMITLGVQVVASDGKERGSGYAGDGGRTSIAFFDAHSPEELASDAARIAAVNVEARPAPAGEMEMIVGAGGGGVLLHEAVGHGLESDFNRRGTSLYSGRVGERVASELVTIYDDGNLAEERGSLNVDDEGVPGQHKILVENGILRGYMQDVLNARLMGTASTGSGRRQSFRFAPQPRMCNTYMPAGQSAVDDIVRSTKRGIYAKSFSGGQVEISKGDFVFMVGEGYLVENGKITAPLKNATIVGNGPDAMTKVVAVGNDSRLARRHYTCGKGGQYVPVGVGMPTVKISSITVGGTSHG, from the coding sequence ATGCTCGATGAATCGGTGTTGTCGCGGATTCTCGGCCGAGCGCTCAGCCGCGGCGGCGAGCTGGCCGACGTCTTTTGCGAGCGCCGGAGTTCGCTCGCGTACCGTCTTCAGGACGGTCACATTCACGACGGTTCGATCGGCGTCGCGCTCGGCGTCGGCGTGCGAGTCGTCACCGGCGAGTCGGCCGGTTATGCGTATTCCGACGATTTGAGCCTCGAGGCGCTCCTCGAAGCGGCCGACGCGGCATCGCTGATCGCACGCACGTCGGCCGGCGGCGGCGTACGCGCGACCTTGCCTGCCAACGCGTCTACGCCGCACGCGGCGTTCTATGACGGCGCGGGCGCAAACCACGTCGCTCAGGCGCAGTACGTCGCGTTGCTCGAGCGCGCCGACACGGCGGCAAGAACGTTCGATACCCGCGTGGTTGCCGTCAACGCGCACCTCACCAACGAGCTTCAAGAGGTTTGGATCGCGACTAGCGACGGACGCTTCGTGCACGATCGACGCCCGATGATCACCTTGGGCGTCCAGGTCGTCGCAAGCGATGGGAAGGAACGGGGCTCGGGTTACGCCGGAGACGGCGGCCGCACGTCGATTGCATTTTTCGACGCGCATTCGCCGGAGGAACTCGCGTCCGACGCAGCGCGCATTGCGGCGGTCAACGTCGAGGCACGTCCGGCGCCGGCGGGCGAAATGGAAATGATCGTCGGCGCCGGCGGCGGCGGCGTGCTGCTGCACGAGGCGGTCGGACACGGCCTCGAAAGCGACTTTAACCGGCGCGGTACGTCGCTCTACAGCGGCCGGGTCGGCGAACGCGTCGCGAGCGAACTCGTAACGATTTACGACGACGGAAACTTAGCCGAAGAACGCGGCAGCCTCAACGTCGACGACGAAGGTGTTCCCGGCCAGCACAAGATTCTCGTGGAGAACGGTATCCTGCGCGGTTACATGCAGGACGTACTCAACGCGCGCTTGATGGGCACGGCGTCGACCGGCAGCGGGCGCCGTCAATCGTTCCGGTTCGCGCCGCAGCCGCGCATGTGCAACACCTATATGCCCGCGGGACAGTCCGCCGTCGACGACATCGTCAGGTCGACCAAACGCGGCATCTACGCAAAGTCGTTTTCGGGTGGCCAGGTAGAGATCAGCAAGGGTGACTTCGTCTTTATGGTCGGCGAAGGCTACCTGGTTGAAAACGGTAAGATTACGGCGCCGCTGAAGAACGCGACGATCGTCGGCAACGGTCCCGACGCGATGACCAAAGTAGTGGCGGTCGGAAACGACAGCCGCCTCGCGCGCCGCCATTACACGTGCGGAAAGGGCGGCCAGTACGTTCCGGTCGGCGTGGGTATGCCCACGGTGAAGATCTCCTCGATTACCGTCGGCGGCACCTCGCATGGATGA
- a CDS encoding TldD/PmbA family protein, with protein sequence MDETRAVELAQRAVEFGRAAGADEVEATVSVSRRFHVEARDATVSKLEQSTGKTLGVRIFTGGRKALLATSDLSDDGMRAALARAVEQARFVAVDRYAGLPERFAGDAPELELYDPSISQRKGDGRVAEALELERLIRRSDARIVNSSGSHYNDVVSVTAIANSAGFAAAYTSTRAARATGPVAHDGDVKRTAHYGTAARHVAELESLDAVARMAAERVTALFGARKPPTGAYAVIFEREVAASVLDDVFAAASAANVAVGNSWLVGRVGDMVGSEHVTIVDDGRMTGKLGTSPFDGEGVATQRTPVFERGTLQTFLYDTYYARKLGAVSTGNSTGNGVGTGNFYLEAGTETLAQLIAGTKRGVLVLDTIGFATEHASGTYSRGARGLFIENGEVAYPVDEFTIAGTYGQILAGIDAVGADLRFDSSVASPSFRVAEMTISGN encoded by the coding sequence ATGGATGAAACGCGGGCGGTCGAGCTGGCGCAGCGCGCGGTCGAGTTCGGGCGTGCGGCCGGGGCCGACGAAGTCGAGGCAACCGTATCGGTTTCGCGGCGATTCCACGTCGAAGCGCGCGATGCAACCGTTTCCAAACTCGAACAGTCGACCGGAAAAACGCTGGGCGTGCGGATCTTTACCGGCGGCAGAAAAGCGTTGCTGGCAACCTCCGATCTTTCCGACGACGGTATGCGCGCGGCGCTCGCGCGCGCCGTCGAGCAGGCGCGCTTCGTGGCAGTCGATCGCTACGCGGGACTTCCGGAGCGCTTTGCCGGCGATGCGCCGGAGCTCGAGCTGTACGACCCCTCGATTTCTCAGCGGAAAGGCGACGGGCGCGTCGCCGAAGCGCTCGAGTTGGAACGGCTCATCCGTCGCAGCGATGCGCGCATCGTCAACTCGAGCGGTTCGCACTATAACGACGTCGTTTCAGTCACCGCGATTGCGAACTCGGCCGGCTTTGCCGCCGCCTACACGTCGACGCGCGCCGCGCGAGCCACCGGACCCGTCGCGCACGACGGCGACGTGAAACGCACGGCGCATTACGGCACGGCCGCACGTCACGTTGCGGAACTTGAATCGCTCGACGCCGTCGCGCGCATGGCGGCCGAGCGCGTAACGGCGCTCTTTGGTGCGAGAAAACCGCCGACGGGCGCCTACGCCGTCATCTTTGAGCGCGAAGTTGCCGCGAGCGTGCTCGACGACGTGTTCGCAGCGGCTTCGGCGGCCAACGTCGCCGTCGGAAATTCGTGGCTCGTCGGTCGCGTCGGCGATATGGTCGGCAGCGAGCACGTCACGATCGTCGACGATGGCCGCATGACCGGAAAGCTTGGAACGTCGCCGTTTGACGGCGAGGGAGTTGCGACCCAGCGAACGCCGGTCTTCGAGCGGGGCACGCTGCAAACGTTTCTGTACGACACGTATTACGCGCGCAAACTCGGTGCCGTCAGTACCGGGAACTCGACCGGTAACGGAGTCGGCACCGGTAACTTTTACCTGGAAGCGGGAACCGAGACCCTCGCGCAGTTGATAGCCGGGACCAAACGCGGGGTGCTCGTGCTCGATACCATCGGCTTTGCCACTGAGCACGCATCGGGCACCTACAGCCGCGGTGCCCGCGGCCTCTTCATCGAGAACGGGGAAGTGGCATATCCGGTCGACGAGTTCACGATCGCCGGAACGTACGGCCAAATTCTCGCCGGTATCGATGCGGTGGGCGCCGATCTGCGCTTCGACTCCTCGGTGGCCTCGCCGTCCTTCCGCGTAGCGGAAATGACGATCAGCGGGAACTAG
- a CDS encoding response regulator transcription factor — MALARILVIEDDEDVARLEQTVLERAGYELRVTGTGAEGLELAESYKPDVIVLDVGLPDISGLDVCTSLSNSNNAFILMVSGHSREQDILLGLGLGADDYITKPFSGNELVARVASFLRRREKSVTKPTPGNMLNLGTAQLDRDFHTLSNDGTGITLTALEFRLLWFLGEAEGRLLTRAQILEHVWNDTSGVPTRVVDVHVAALRKKLAEVDAPLEIASVRGIGYRLDKK; from the coding sequence ATGGCGCTAGCTCGGATTCTGGTTATCGAGGACGACGAGGACGTCGCGCGCCTCGAGCAGACGGTGCTCGAGCGTGCAGGGTACGAGCTCAGGGTCACCGGCACCGGCGCCGAAGGCCTCGAACTCGCCGAATCCTACAAACCCGACGTCATCGTTTTGGACGTCGGACTTCCGGATATTTCGGGACTCGACGTATGCACGTCGCTTTCAAACTCGAACAACGCCTTCATCTTGATGGTGAGCGGTCATTCGCGCGAGCAGGACATTCTGTTGGGATTGGGCCTGGGTGCCGACGACTACATCACCAAACCGTTCTCCGGCAACGAGCTCGTCGCGCGCGTCGCGTCATTCTTACGCCGCCGGGAGAAGAGCGTGACGAAGCCGACGCCCGGCAACATGCTGAACTTGGGCACCGCGCAGCTCGATCGCGATTTTCATACGCTCTCGAACGACGGCACCGGCATCACCTTGACCGCGCTCGAGTTTCGGCTGCTGTGGTTCCTCGGCGAAGCCGAGGGACGATTGCTGACGCGCGCGCAAATTCTCGAACACGTGTGGAACGACACGTCCGGCGTGCCGACGCGCGTCGTCGACGTCCACGTTGCCGCACTGCGGAAAAAACTGGCAGAGGTCGACGCGCCGCTCGAAATCGCAAGCGTGCGTGGAATCGGTTATCGCCTCGATAAGAAGTGA
- a CDS encoding PLP-dependent aminotransferase family protein, protein MESVIASIRSEVSGVIESLRLEPNDPRPLYVQLADQLVEAIESEQVKPGERLPAMRELASSLGCALVTVSQAYELLAARGRVVSRVGKGTFVAPPPDLQRPFARRWEPDAGRFARAARLEGVTEQLTRATTPGVINFATGHPAPETFPLHDFGRAFHRTLLDDPPELMQYRSSTGDRDLCETLAGFLRRRGCGADASDVIVCSGAQQAADIVATVLLDERAVVASESPTYSGTLGVFDARGVTYVEVRSDDDGVRTDDVERVFAEYRPRLFYVNPIAQNPTGAVLPARRAKQIVALARRYDVVVLEDQTGWEQTYDAAAPAPLASHDTDGRVIMMESLSKSIFPALRIGYLYAKGSIAEALEVAKARADVFTSTLTQRALWRFMDGPAYARHLRSSRALYRERRDAFLEALGQAIPWAHVRSPAAGVNVWVPLPARLSTQSAFDACAREGVLVMPAEPFYPTRTGPPAIRLSFGHLRVEEAREGVARLGRALSRLSP, encoded by the coding sequence GTGGAATCGGTTATCGCCTCGATAAGAAGTGAGGTCTCCGGCGTCATAGAGTCGTTGCGGCTCGAACCCAACGACCCGCGGCCGCTGTACGTCCAACTCGCCGATCAGCTCGTCGAAGCGATCGAGAGCGAGCAAGTAAAACCGGGCGAACGCCTACCCGCAATGCGCGAGCTCGCTAGCTCGCTGGGATGCGCGCTCGTGACCGTATCTCAGGCTTACGAACTCCTCGCCGCCCGCGGACGCGTCGTATCGCGCGTGGGCAAAGGAACGTTCGTCGCTCCACCGCCCGATCTGCAAAGGCCGTTTGCACGGCGGTGGGAGCCCGACGCAGGACGTTTCGCGCGCGCCGCGCGGTTGGAAGGCGTAACGGAGCAGCTCACGCGCGCGACGACGCCCGGCGTTATCAATTTCGCGACGGGGCATCCCGCACCGGAAACGTTTCCGCTGCACGATTTCGGCCGCGCGTTCCATCGCACGCTGCTCGACGATCCGCCCGAGCTGATGCAATATCGCTCGTCGACGGGGGACCGCGATTTGTGCGAAACGCTCGCCGGCTTCTTGCGGCGGCGCGGCTGCGGCGCCGACGCGAGCGACGTGATCGTGTGCTCCGGCGCGCAGCAGGCCGCCGACATCGTTGCAACCGTGCTGCTCGACGAACGAGCGGTCGTCGCAAGCGAAAGCCCGACCTATTCAGGAACGCTGGGCGTCTTCGACGCGCGCGGGGTGACCTACGTCGAGGTGCGCAGCGACGACGACGGCGTGCGCACCGACGACGTCGAGCGCGTGTTCGCGGAATACCGCCCGCGGCTGTTTTACGTCAATCCGATCGCGCAGAATCCTACCGGCGCCGTGCTGCCGGCACGTCGCGCGAAGCAAATCGTGGCGCTGGCTCGCCGCTATGACGTCGTGGTTCTCGAGGATCAGACCGGCTGGGAGCAGACGTACGATGCGGCTGCGCCGGCACCGCTCGCGTCGCACGATACCGACGGCCGCGTCATCATGATGGAGAGTCTATCGAAGTCGATCTTTCCGGCGCTGCGCATCGGCTATCTCTATGCCAAGGGCAGTATCGCCGAAGCGCTCGAGGTGGCCAAGGCGCGCGCCGACGTCTTCACGTCGACGCTCACGCAGCGTGCGCTCTGGCGTTTTATGGACGGCCCCGCGTACGCGCGGCATTTGCGCTCCTCTCGCGCGCTCTATCGCGAACGCCGGGACGCCTTCCTCGAAGCGTTGGGTCAGGCGATTCCGTGGGCGCACGTGCGATCGCCGGCCGCCGGCGTCAACGTGTGGGTGCCGTTGCCCGCGCGGCTGTCGACGCAATCCGCATTCGATGCGTGCGCGCGCGAGGGCGTGCTCGTGATGCCCGCCGAGCCGTTCTATCCCACGCGCACCGGGCCGCCGGCGATCCGTTTGTCGTTCGGGCACTTGCGGGTAGAAGAAGCACGCGAGGGCGTCGCCCGTCTCGGCCGCGCGCTATCGCGTTTGTCACCCTGA
- a CDS encoding isoprenylcysteine carboxylmethyltransferase family protein, whose product MSWLWLILALVALQRVGELVYAQRNTERLLADGAVEIGASHYPLIVLLHAAWLVTMAVVIPPYTQPNWWLIGLYVLLQPLRVWTIASLGPYWTTRIITVPGAPVVRRGPYRFFRHPNYIVVCSEIAILPLAFGAVELAIIFSILNAALLSYRIRLEERALATRRSAS is encoded by the coding sequence ATGAGTTGGCTTTGGCTGATTTTGGCGCTCGTTGCGCTACAGCGCGTCGGCGAGCTCGTATACGCTCAACGCAACACCGAACGTCTGTTAGCAGATGGCGCCGTCGAAATCGGCGCGTCACACTATCCGCTCATCGTGCTGCTGCACGCGGCGTGGCTCGTTACGATGGCCGTCGTCATTCCGCCGTACACCCAACCCAACTGGTGGCTGATCGGCCTCTACGTCTTGTTGCAGCCGCTGCGCGTCTGGACGATCGCGTCGCTGGGTCCGTATTGGACGACGCGCATCATTACCGTGCCTGGCGCGCCCGTCGTCCGTCGCGGGCCTTATCGCTTCTTCCGCCACCCTAACTACATCGTCGTCTGCTCCGAAATCGCCATTCTGCCGCTCGCGTTTGGAGCCGTCGAACTCGCGATTATCTTCTCGATCCTCAACGCAGCGCTTTTATCGTACCGTATTCGCCTGGAAGAGCGAGCGCTCGCGACGCGCCGGTCCGCCTCATGA
- a CDS encoding 3-oxoacyl-[acyl-carrier-protein] synthase III C-terminal domain-containing protein produces the protein MLNNPARIEAIATAVPPYSLDQNDVTRRVELVLGPKSQEYARLIPLFANTGIERRYSCVPIEWYESLHDWPERNRIYLESAIDLLTQATQSALQQANRAAEEIDAIVAVSTTGIATPSLDALLMERMGLRRTISRLPIFGLGCGGGTIGLARAATMARSHPGSLVLLLVVELCALCFRRDDFTKSNIVATALFGDGAAATLLSSESNGPAVVGEGEYTWPESLDVMGWDVTPEGFKAIFSRDIPDLVTNELREVAVAFLADRGLTLRDVDRFICHPGGAKVLDALESAYELSPGTLTESRDVLRDYGNMSAATVMFVLERALNNGASHWNRALVSALGPGFTAGFTLLEK, from the coding sequence ATGCTAAACAATCCGGCGCGCATTGAAGCGATCGCGACGGCGGTACCGCCGTACTCGCTGGACCAAAACGACGTCACGCGACGCGTCGAACTCGTGTTGGGTCCGAAATCTCAGGAATACGCGCGGCTGATTCCCCTGTTCGCCAACACCGGCATCGAACGCCGCTATTCGTGCGTACCGATCGAATGGTACGAGTCGCTGCACGATTGGCCCGAGCGCAATCGCATCTATCTCGAATCGGCGATCGACTTGCTAACGCAAGCGACGCAGTCGGCGCTGCAGCAGGCAAACCGCGCTGCCGAAGAGATCGACGCGATCGTTGCCGTGTCGACGACCGGCATCGCGACGCCCAGCTTAGACGCGCTGCTGATGGAACGCATGGGCCTGCGGCGGACCATCTCGCGGTTGCCGATCTTTGGATTGGGCTGCGGCGGGGGCACGATCGGTCTGGCGCGCGCCGCGACGATGGCTCGCAGCCACCCGGGTTCGCTCGTCTTACTTCTGGTCGTCGAGTTGTGCGCGCTCTGCTTTCGTCGCGACGATTTCACCAAGAGCAACATCGTTGCAACCGCGTTGTTCGGCGACGGCGCCGCTGCAACGCTGCTGAGTTCCGAATCGAACGGCCCGGCAGTAGTCGGTGAAGGCGAATACACGTGGCCGGAAAGTCTCGACGTGATGGGCTGGGACGTCACGCCCGAAGGCTTCAAAGCCATCTTCTCGCGCGACATTCCCGACCTAGTGACGAACGAGCTGCGCGAGGTCGCGGTCGCCTTTCTCGCCGATCGCGGTTTGACCTTGCGCGACGTCGACCGGTTCATCTGTCATCCCGGGGGCGCCAAAGTGCTCGACGCACTGGAATCCGCGTACGAGCTTTCCCCGGGTACGCTCACCGAATCGCGCGACGTGCTGCGGGACTACGGCAACATGTCGGCGGCGACCGTGATGTTCGTGCTGGAACGCGCGCTCAACAACGGCGCATCGCATTGGAACCGCGCGCTCGTGAGCGCTCTGGGTCCCGGATTCACCGCCGGTTTCACCCTACTGGAAAAATGA
- a CDS encoding bifunctional YncE family protein/alkaline phosphatase family protein, translating into MSFRSLAAAALAAVLLGAAHKPAPLIVYTAPAGDRPAGADNVHPTNAILPNGRIAAPSGASVFVGTTPLGMALTPDGRYVVVTNGDDRTGGLPIPNIEPPPAIGYSLAVVDVATMGLASVYRDDGTFYMGVAAVRDPRDPGQTLVLASDGGAGAVRVFRLDSGGGLTPSGQPIALPANALGHAFPAGIAIEPNGRYAYVADNLGASVDVIDLTTRTAVRSLPAGNAPFDVAADGRHVLTSAAGLAAYHALAQPRNAPQFAAPSFDAQRSSAVSVVDLAGTGDVAGDPAVVRMDGAPDGTQLVGGAAPGSIVIAPGGREAYVSLSNVDRVAVVSLESQPRVVRGLDLRLFPDAPFGAQPSGEALSRDGKRLYVALAGLNAVAVLDARMPTRYRFGLIPTAWYPTALAMSADGRYLFVLSTKGVDGFGVLQRIDLKHTSLVKTTLDTLRFNRTPQVAKFNAVVPPLRSNKRSTAIDHIVYVSVGTQTYDAVLGDLKNAGGQPHGNGSESYTTSPENVTPNVHALAREYALADNFYAPDDNADAATAFALGGQPTLVTELTTPVEAIRAGVGGHGEDPVDYGRGGYLFNAMARAGLSFRDYGGLLRLAGYSDGAYHLDVPGLAGLANNVDLDYSGWNPRVDDAHRAAEFERDMQRYVAADAEPAFTYVWLPTGPSQGGVAGADRALGAIVDYLSHTPHWSSTAVFVVPDAATEGTDHVNRLRSYALVVSPLARRGYVGHAHLSVPSVVKTEEEILGLPPLSLSDLLATDMADFFVDAPAPEPYQALH; encoded by the coding sequence GTGTCGTTTAGATCGCTCGCAGCGGCCGCGTTGGCCGCCGTTTTGTTGGGTGCCGCCCACAAGCCGGCTCCATTGATCGTGTATACGGCCCCCGCCGGAGACCGGCCGGCGGGCGCGGATAACGTTCATCCGACTAACGCGATTCTTCCCAACGGCCGTATAGCGGCGCCTAGCGGAGCAAGCGTCTTTGTGGGCACGACCCCGCTGGGAATGGCCCTAACGCCCGACGGACGATACGTGGTGGTCACCAACGGCGACGACCGCACGGGCGGCCTCCCGATTCCCAATATCGAGCCTCCGCCGGCCATCGGCTATTCGCTGGCCGTCGTCGACGTTGCCACGATGGGCCTCGCCAGCGTCTATCGCGACGACGGGACGTTCTACATGGGTGTGGCGGCGGTCCGCGACCCGCGCGACCCCGGTCAGACGCTGGTCTTGGCCTCCGACGGGGGGGCGGGGGCCGTGCGCGTCTTCCGCCTCGATTCCGGCGGCGGGTTGACGCCCTCGGGGCAGCCGATCGCCCTTCCGGCCAACGCCCTGGGTCACGCCTTTCCGGCGGGCATCGCGATAGAGCCCAACGGGCGCTATGCCTACGTAGCAGACAACCTCGGGGCATCGGTCGATGTCATCGATCTGACCACGCGGACCGCCGTTCGCAGCTTGCCGGCCGGGAACGCCCCGTTCGACGTCGCTGCCGACGGCCGCCACGTGCTGACCAGCGCCGCGGGGCTGGCCGCATACCACGCGCTGGCGCAACCGCGCAACGCGCCCCAGTTCGCCGCGCCGTCGTTTGACGCCCAACGCTCGTCGGCGGTTTCGGTCGTCGATCTCGCCGGCACCGGCGACGTTGCCGGAGACCCTGCGGTCGTACGCATGGACGGGGCTCCGGACGGAACGCAGCTGGTGGGCGGTGCCGCTCCGGGATCGATCGTGATCGCTCCAGGAGGGCGCGAAGCGTATGTCTCGCTGTCGAACGTCGACCGCGTCGCAGTCGTTTCGCTGGAATCGCAGCCGCGCGTCGTGCGCGGTTTAGACCTACGGCTCTTCCCGGACGCGCCGTTCGGCGCTCAGCCTTCCGGCGAAGCGCTTAGTCGCGACGGCAAACGCCTCTACGTCGCCCTCGCAGGACTCAACGCCGTTGCCGTGCTCGACGCGCGGATGCCGACGCGGTATCGCTTTGGATTGATTCCGACGGCGTGGTACCCAACGGCGCTCGCGATGTCCGCCGACGGCCGCTACTTGTTCGTGTTGAGCACGAAAGGCGTCGACGGCTTCGGTGTTCTTCAGCGCATCGATCTCAAGCACACGTCGCTGGTGAAGACTACGCTCGACACGCTGCGTTTCAACCGGACTCCGCAGGTGGCGAAGTTCAATGCCGTCGTCCCTCCGCTGCGCTCGAACAAGCGAAGCACGGCGATCGATCACATCGTGTACGTGTCGGTGGGAACCCAGACGTACGACGCGGTCCTGGGCGATCTCAAGAACGCCGGCGGCCAACCGCACGGTAACGGCTCCGAGTCCTACACCACGTCGCCCGAGAACGTCACGCCGAACGTGCACGCACTGGCACGCGAATACGCGTTGGCCGACAACTTTTACGCTCCCGACGACAACGCCGACGCCGCAACGGCGTTTGCGCTGGGCGGCCAGCCAACGCTCGTAACGGAGCTGACGACGCCGGTAGAAGCGATTCGCGCCGGCGTGGGCGGCCACGGAGAGGATCCCGTGGATTACGGACGCGGCGGCTATCTATTCAACGCGATGGCGCGCGCCGGATTGTCGTTTCGCGACTACGGCGGCTTACTGCGTTTAGCGGGATACAGCGACGGCGCGTATCATCTCGACGTTCCGGGCCTTGCGGGATTGGCGAACAACGTCGATCTCGATTACAGCGGCTGGAATCCGCGCGTCGACGACGCACATCGCGCCGCAGAGTTCGAGCGCGACATGCAGCGCTACGTCGCGGCCGACGCCGAGCCGGCCTTCACCTACGTGTGGCTTCCCACCGGTCCGTCGCAAGGCGGCGTTGCCGGAGCCGATCGCGCGCTCGGCGCGATCGTCGACTACCTCTCGCATACGCCGCACTGGAGCTCGACGGCGGTTTTCGTGGTGCCCGACGCGGCCACCGAAGGTACCGACCACGTGAACCGGCTGCGCAGTTACGCACTGGTCGTTTCGCCGCTGGCGCGACGCGGCTACGTAGGACACGCGCATTTGAGCGTGCCGAGCGTCGTCAAGACCGAGGAGGAGATCCTTGGCCTGCCGCCGCTGAGCCTGAGCGATCTGCTGGCGACGGATATGGCCGATTTCTTCGTCGATGCGCCCGCGCCGGAGCCGTACCAGGCGCTGCACTAG